Below is a window of Rattus rattus isolate New Zealand chromosome X, Rrattus_CSIRO_v1, whole genome shotgun sequence DNA.
gacaatcatccatcatgatcaaataggcttcatcccaggcatgcagggatggtttaatatatggaaaaccatcaacgtaatccactatataaacaaactgaaagataaaaactacatgaccatttcatttgatgctgagaaagcatttgacaaaattcaacacccttcatgataaaaagtcctggaaagaataggaattcaaggcccacacctaaacatagtaaaagccatatacagcaaaccagtagctaatattaaactaaatggagagaaacttgaagaaatcccactaaaatcagggactagacaaggctgcctgctctctccctacctattcaatatagttcttgaagttctagccagagcaatcagacaacaaaaggagatcaaagggacacagattggaaaggaagaagtcaaaatatgactatgtgcagatgatatgatagtatatttaagtgatcccaaaagttccatcagagaattactaaacctgataaacaccttcagcaaagtggctgggtataaaattaactcaaataaatcagtagtcttcctctacacaaaagagaaacaagccgagaaagaaattagggaaacgatacccttcacagtaatcctaaataataaaaaaatacctgggtgtgactttaaccaaggcagtgaaatatctgtatgattaGAAATTCAagcctcttaagaaagaaattgaagaagacctctgaagttggaaagatctcccatgctcacggattagTAGgaataatgtagtaaaaatggccattttagcaaaagtgatctccagattcaatgcaatccccatcaaataccaatccatttcttcagagagttagatagaacaatttgcaaatttatctggaataacaaaaaacccaggatagctaaaactatccttaacagtgaaaggacttctgggggaatcgctatccctgagctcaagcagtattacagagcaatagtgacaaaaactgcatggtattggtagaaagacagacagctagaccaatggaacagaattgaagacccagaaatgaacccacacacctatggtcacttgatttttcaaaaaggagctaaaacaatccaatggcaaaaagatagcattttcagcaaatggtgctggttcaattggaggtcagcatgtataagaatgcagattgatccatgcttaaccatgtaaaagcttaagtccaagtggatcaaggacctccacatcaaaccagatacactcaaactaatagaagaaaaagtggggaagaatcttgaacacatgggcaccagagaaaatttcctgaacaaaacaccaatggtttatgctctaagatcaagaatcgccaaatgggatctcataaacctgcaaagcttctgtaaggcaaaggacactgtggttaggacaaaacggcaaccaacagattgggaaaacatctttaccaatcctacaacagatagagggcttatatccaaaatatacaaagaactcaggaagttagaccgcagggagacaaataaccgtattaaaaaatggggttcagagctaaacaaaaaattcacagctgaggaatgccgaatgggtgagaaacacctaaagaaatgttgaacatctttagtgataagggaaatgcaaatcaaaacaaccctgagatttcacctcatatcagtgagaatggctaagatcaaaaactcaggtgacagcaaatgctggcgaggatgtggagaaagaggaacactcctccattgttggtgggattgcagactggtacaaccattctggaaatcagtctgaaggttcctcagaaaattggacattgaactacctgaggacccagctatacctctcttgggcatatacccaaaagatgccccaacatataacaaagacacgtggtccactatgttcatagcagccttatttataatagccagaagctgtaaagaacccagatgcccttcaacagaggaatggatacagaaaatgtggtacatctacacaatggaatattactcagctatcaaaaacaattactttatgaaattcgtaggcaaatggttggaactggaaaatatcatcctgagtgagctaacccaatcacagaaagacatacatggtatgcactcattgataagtggctattagcccaaaagcttgaattaccctagatgcctagcacaaatgaaactcaagacggatgatcaaaatgtgaatgcttcactccttctttaaaaggggaacaagaatacccttggcagggaatagagagacaaagattaaaacagacacagaaggaacacccattcagagcttgccacATGTGGCGATACATATAAAagccacctaattagacaagatggatgatNNNNNNNNNNNNNNNNNNNNNNNNNNNNNNNNNNNNNNNNNNNNNNNNNNNNNNNNNNNNNNNNNNNNNNNNNNNNNNNNNNNNNNNNNNNNNNNNNNNNaagagagaggcaaagattaaaacagagactgaagggacacccattcagagcctgccccacatgtggcccatatatatacagccacccaattagacaagatggatgaagcaaagaagtgcagaagtgtagatcgctcctgagagacacagccagaatacagcaaatacagaggcgaatgccagcagcaaaccactgaactaagaattggacccctgttgaaggaatcagagaaagaactggaagagcttgaaggggctcgagaccccatatgtacaacaatgccaagcaaccagagcttccagggactaagccactacctaaagtctatacatggactgaccctggactctgacctcacaggtagcaatgaatatcctagtagagcaccagtggaaggggaagctgggtcctgctaagactgaacctgaTGAACTAGACCTttggggggcaatgggggaggtgggaggaacaccataaggaaggggagggggaggatgtttgcggaagcaggaaggaataacactcaaaatgtataagaaaatattcatgttaataaaaaaaatgctcttaTCACTGAGCAGAAAATTCTTTGGGTGGGGGGAGgttaaccaacagctctctaattggataTACAGTCAACTCAATAGCCAGGAATCTATGTCTGATGCTTTAAACCTAGCCAACTGTCCATGGTTGGATAAGTCATAGATCCTAGAGGAGAATCTACTTACTGCcaggtcatttttaaaaaagatttatttatttattatagataagtacactgtagttgtgttcagacacaccagaaaggaggatcagatctcattacagatggttgtaagccagcATGtgattgctaggatttgaactcaggacctctggaagagcagtcagtgctcttaactactgagccatctctccagcccttactgtCACTCCCTTAACCAGTGTAATTTATaactgaattttaaatgtttatcctAATACTTAGATATAGATGTATCCCTCaccaaagaagtttctttgtacAACAGAGACCATTAAGTAAAGTCAAAATGCAAAGCTTGGCTCACTGTGGGGACCTCAACTCCAAGAGATACAGCAAACTCTAAACTTAAGCCTCAGGGAATGATCTGGAAAAAGGTataggaggatcataagttccaGAGGACAGGATGTTAGGAGatactcttttatttatttgacaggAAAGCTATATCAACAAAATCTCAAAAGTATGATCAGTTAAATGAGACCCATATAATGACAAGACCAGGTGATATGTTAACTTGAATGGGGGAAAATCTCTCTAGTACCTACCACTAGTGAAGAGCCATAGGCAATTTAAGGCTACTAAGAGAAAAGAGGATTCAGTCATTTTGGGATGAAGCTCCCTCATGGGTTAGTGAATCTGGTGGTCAGTCCTAAACAAATACACATACGAGCAACACTAAATAGATTCAGTAAGCAAATTCCTATATGTGGTGGGGAttgtgtgcgtgcctgcgtgcatgcgtgcatgcgttagagagagagagagagagagagagagagagagagaaagtaattaaagaaGAGTTCGTGAATTTAAGAGAAATTGGAAATGGGTGAAACATGGGCAGAGTttaggggagaaggaagggtaaAATGATATAAATGCAGTTTTAATATATTCGATTTtcaaaagtttttaaattaaaatttaaaagttagttgacattttaaaagtagaattgtAATAATACACACCCATTCTAGACCATCATcacaaaaaaatatgtaaaatactcAGCATATACTTGTCATATATTAggtatttaataaattataactaTAAAATCAGAATTTTTAGTATAGCTTTTTGTTATCTATATCATCAATGAATAATAgcagtatatttatataataatcacaaaaatatttataaacaaaacaatgatTGTAAGGGGTTAAAATAAGCCAGTAAGTTAGGACAGTTACTTGGACAAGAAATGGTCTGCAGGCATTACTTTGGGGAACAAAATAAATACCAGAGGACCAGAAAGTCTGAAAGGATCAACAAGATACACTGAGTTAGATACAAAAAGGAgagcaaatgaaaagaaactttcaGGTACTATAAAATACTAGCTACAAGACAAAGGTCAGAACTTTGGAGGTTAAAAGGTTAATGATGGGCCACTAAATTTTCTGGTAGGCTTTTTGGACAaatgttttctataataaaatcCAGACCTCCGGGCAAAGATTTGCAGGCACAAGAGATGCTCTCATGTGTTCATTCTCAACCTCTCCAAGATTAAATGATTTAGGCCTGTGAGCAGCACTTGTGTTGCTTGGGGTGACCATAAGGGCAGGACTCACCCTGAATGGCTGATGAGTTGCAGGAGGAAATGTTTCAATCCCGTCTAACCCCTAAAACACAAACAACCCTAGGCCAGGGCCCTGCATATACTCATTCTGACTCTGTTCACTGGCATGTCAATTGTGGCTGACAAATTGCTTGTTAACCCATGAACAAGCCCTAATATGAAATGGTTGGTGATAACCAAGGTCTCCGTAACTTAAAGACAAGGCCTAGTTTGAGTCATGTTGTCACTGTGGCTGACCTAGTAGAGGTGTGATCAAGGCTCCCTGACACTCCGAGATTCAAGTTGATTTTTATTAGTCATGTAATCCAGGTCTGGCACGGTTCCTGCTAACAATCTTGcattatttagattttattttgaaaaatgccTCAGGCcagttctatttaaaaaaaatttcctgcAAGTAGGGCCTAAAATGTTGtgttactttttctttcattaggtGCAATTAGAGCTCTGCTAGGTTGAGGGAGGCAGTCTGACTGGTAATACAAGAATGTCgatcataaattattttttctctccccttttcacATCCCAAGGGACAAAAACACACTCATGCTTAATGTAAGGAAAGGGCCTTTACAACGATATTCCAGCAATAGCTTACAATTACTCGCATCTGAAATCTTTGCGGGGAGAATTATCTCTTTGTATCCATAAGAGAATTGTTCCAGGATGCCCTGATAcacatctgaagaaaaaaaaattttagatgctcaagcttattttttttctccatctttattaaattgggtatttcttattcacattacaattgttattcctttcccggtttcaggccaacatcccctctcactcccctccttctatatggtgttcccccatcctcccccattaccaccgccccacaacaatcccattcactggggttcagtcttagcaggaccaaaaactttacttccactggtgcccttactaggctattcatttgtcaagcttatttttttaatagaagataatatatttgcatataacccATGTACATTCTCCTGGATATTTAAATCATTTCCAAATGACTTATAACTAGTAAAATGTAGAAGCTATggaaatatgtaatatatgcacTACATTGTCTAGTGACTGCTGACAAAAAGTGAGTACATGTTCAGTACAAATGGAATTATTTACTTCTTTGAATCTTTGGGTCATAGATATCTGGGTCCATGAGTGTAGAACTTACAAAACAAGAATGTTACCTCTATTTCCACAGTTTTTATCATAGTTAACTCTACTGGCATGTGGGAAAGTGAGCAGACAAGATGAGTATCAACTAAtaggaataaaatgtaaatgtaaagaaaatcaaaaattaaCTTGGTAAAATGTATCTATCTAGGACAAAGATCTCTTGGTTGTTACTCTCAGAAATGTCATTCTAACATTGCTTAACATCCAAACTAACTTGTAGTTACCCATATCAACTGTGTAAGCTGATAAAATTGGAAGTATGTATTTACAAATAATGTATAAAGAATAATTGTATTAACATATGTAGCAAATCTGTTGCTGAAAATTTTGAATAAATGCCATAGCTTTCTATACAAAAATTTAATGTCAGCTAGTTTAAGTTATATTTCTTGCTGTTTTTTCTATTGTTAAATGAGACTGTTCTCctctaaacataaaaaaaaatgcagtaacAAATTCCCATTTCCTTTGctagtttttcatttcttaaaatttattagtAAAAGAAGGTTTTCTtggaatgtttttgtttaatttcttttagcttcatctattttattttattttacatcatgtgtatgagtgttttgatcatatgtatgtctgtgtagcataGTACTAcacgtgtatgcctggtgccaTGGATATTAGAGGACGATATCACATCTCCTGGAACCAGAGTCATATACACAATTTTCAATTGCCATGTGGGTACTAAGAATTGAACCTACTTTCTCTttaatagccagtgctcttaaatcaatgagccatctctcctgcccatgaGTATATTTTTGAACTTAAAGCAACAAATGTAAGACTAATATAAACTGTAACTACACGAAACTGCAACCATGTAATATTAATGCAATAAATACCCAAAAGAAGGGAAATTGGCAAGGTTATTGATGTCATTCAGTGAAGCAAAAGTTCTATATAGTCATTAAAATGACAGTTGTTAGTTGCTACTtgttatacaaaatatatacattgaaaagtaaatacaaatCTAATATAAGAATAAAAAGTACTTATGCTATGAAAGAACTTGGGAGAAATACAAggtcatttgaaaaaaatcccCTTTTGTTAAATACTTTTAGTTTATAGAGGTTTGAAGAGTTcaaaggttttgggttttgttttgctttgcttggctTTTTATATGATGTTTTATCAAACAAAGGATGTATTATTTCACAATAAGGTAAACAAACAATGATGTGTTGGAGGTATGAACAGGGAATATTTTCTCAAGTGCTTTGATCTCCCACTGGTATAAATATCCAGACTTTGGCATGTTACTGTCCAACTCAGAATCATCCACTTATTTCCTTGTAGTTCACGGTACAATTAGGGGATATGTGAAGGTAactctagaaaataaaatgaactgtaCTTGAGAAGATTGCTCTTTGAGAAAATATGATCCATAAAATCAAGAGACATGGGTTCAAACCCCAACTCTATATTATCCTAACAATGGGTCTTTGGCCAGATGATTCTCAGATTTTGGGGGATATGAAAAAATGAGGATAGTAAATGTAATTGTGTGTATAAGGTTATTACATTCCAAAATGTCAGAACTGTAAAGTTTGAGAGATTTTGATGAATTTTCCAACTAACACATTTCATGAATATGTATGGACAGAAGACATGGGACTCCTAGGTCCAAGTTCATATACCCTAAGGTAGTAGGAGCAATGCAGAACAACAAGATTTGCATTGTTTACTCAATCGTTATTCCTTGGGATAATATAGAGGGGGTTAGTGTAAGCAATGCATTACAGTACAACTGAAGAATCTCAAGCTTAAGTAAAATGGATCTTTTATAATAGTCATTGCAATTCTAGCTCTTTGCTGTAGAGAACAACAGTCTCTTTTTTCTAACCACTGCTCTAAGAAATCTTGTTCTTCAGTTTAAAGAGAGATAATTTTTTTACatacaactttttttaaaaaaaaaatagcaacatgttggggagatggctcagtgattaagagaacttgaggtcctgagtttaattcccagtcaCCACATGGTAGCTACAagcatctataatgggatctgatttcCCCTTTTTATGTGCACGAAGATCAAGCACTCATAGACATGAAATGGATGAATAAGtaactttttaaatatgaatCAAGGAGGGCTCAAGGAAAGATGTGTGAATTTCCctgagaagggaaaatagaatagacttTGTATGTGGACAGGGGCTGATAGTGAGAGTGTGGGAGTGAGGCCAGGAGCAGAAAGGATCAGATACGGTGAGGACAGAGAGATGAATGGAACTGTTGGGGGCATCTCAGAGATGAACTAGGAACCTAGTGCAAtagaaactccctggaatctatgagggtaaCCCTattaagactcctagcaatgggagaTATGAAGCCTGAattggccatctcctgtaaccagacaagacttccaatggagggattagAACACCAACTAAGTTACAATACCACATAACTACACTTTTTCCTGCCTACAAGCTGGGCTGGAATAtaggtggcacagaaattgtgggagtagATAGCCAATGACTTGAGACCCATggcatgagagggagcccattcCTGACATGACTTAGAGGGCCAGGAACCTGAGCTGCATAGCCCAGAGACCTcaaatagaaccaaacatgaccgtcaaacaaataaaaaagtcaaaaaaatgatttctaatgatagcCTGCTATATTCATAGACTGATGTCTAacccaactgtcatcagagagacttcatccagcaactaaTGGATATAGATAGAGAGACCCACGGGCAAACATTAAGCAGAACTTGTGGAATCCTGCCAactagggagagggaaggaaggaggcgaAGGGCTTAAGGATacaacaagaaaacccacagaatcaactaacctgatcTAACAgtggttcacagagactgaacgaaCAACCAAGGACTGtacatgggtctgacctaggtcctctgcatatatgttacagtTTTGTAGCTTGATCTAcatatgggactcctaacagtggtaGCAGGGGCTGACTCTGATGCCATtgtctgcctttgggacccttttcctcataGTGGGTTGCCTTGCCCAATtttaatatgaggggaggtgcctagttTTATTCCAACCTGATATATCATGTTTGGTTGACATACCTTGGAAGGCGTGCttttttctgaacagaaatggaagaagagtggatggggaggggggagggggagggggagcaatgggaggagaggagggacaaaaaactgtgatcaggatgtaataAACGAGAGaagaatacagtttttaaaattaaaaatattttttattatttaaaaaataatatttttatccaTATAGGGAATAGCCACATAAGATAAAAAATGTACTAGTTGTTCTATAGCTACAGTTACAGGTGGCTATGTGTAACCCCATGCacatgctaggaactgaattcaggtcccctggaagagcatccaatgttcttaattgttgagccattGGAGGAAATAGGGTGGGTGTGGATGGTTGAAGGGTAAAAATAGTGGATACgtattctatatttttttcaaattctacaGATTATACTACTGTGATGGTGAACTTCCATCTGAACTTTAATTAGTAATATACTAAATGAGCTcaggaattttaaaaagtgaaactaATATTGGTGTTGGGAAGAAAGTAAGACAGAAAATGCTTTCTGCTAActttctaaaaacataaaatggctTAAAATGcttattagtttttttaaaataaaaatccacttcatattaaaataataaaaactaaatggtaaataagttaaataaactAAAGGTTAATACAAGATACCCTCCATACATTTCCTGTTTAAACTGCAACCCAATTCATTGCATAAACAAATCTCATCTTAAAAGTGCTAGAAAGATCTGAGTTTCCACCAGTCACAATTAAACGATTTCCAACTAATCCCAGGCAGTTTAGTGATCTAACAATGCCCAGTATATCCAGTACTTAGGTATAACCAATCAGatgctttctctcctttcagGCTCGGCTTATCTCTCCTGTTTTTTCTAATGGCCAAAATATTCTGAATTATTTTTCCTGTTACTTTTATATTGCCTAACTTGCAAATTATCATTTATTCAAATAAACTTtcatttgctgatttttttctctcttatcaaTATGTAGTGAGTTGTGGTTGTtggttttttccccccctttggaAGAGTTTGGTAATGGAGGTCTTTATGACATATGAAATATTGTATGCATGTCTAGGCTGAGGGACATCAGTTCTTTGCTTGGGATAAGCTCCTGGCAAGGAGAGTGTGTGAACTCTCCTTTGaagagtttcatttcttttttgcttcagTCTTTTCTGTCTTGCTGTTCCCTATAgcatcaggatttttttttctggaagttttCCTTACTTCCAAGGAGGTGTAGAGACTTTCGTCTTAGCTCTCCTCACTACTTTCACAGTCTGGAAGTTGGACTAGTCCTTGATTAAAATCCAGTAGAGTTTGAAGATTTCCCTTTTTTAAGCCCTTGGAGAGAGATAGGCTGACAGCCTGTTAGGCAGGCCTTTGCAGGGGTATTAGGTGAACCCTATGGCAATTACACAGATAAACTGGACCTGAACCTCCTCTGATCAAGAGCTGGAAAGGTAGGATCTGCTGTGAGGTCACTTATGAACAGCAGCTACCAGGAGCCATTATGACATTATAGTTGAGGGGCGGGACCAGAGAGCCtggtagtgggggaggggaagtgagggTGCCAGAAGAccagaagggagggaaggggaggggatgggcgGGAAGGGGAGAGCCGGGAAGAACAAACGGCTAATAAGAcactgaaggagagaagaggtACTAACACCAAGAGACTAAGGGAGCAAAGACTACAGTTTTATTTAATCTTCCAGGGCCGGAAAAGCCCAAAAGACACTCAGCCATCATGGCATTGAATCCTGAGGATCTAGGTAGTGGGTTTCGGCACAGCAAGGTGTCAATGTTCATCAATGAACAAATGGCCAAGCATGACAAAGGCCCCGATTTCTACCTCGAGAACCTGTCCCTGTCCTGGGAAGAGGTAGAAGACAAGCTCAAAGTCATCCTGGAGGATAGCGAGGTGCCTACTGAGGCTCGAGAAGCCTGTGCCTGGGGCACCCTAGCCTTGGGAGTGCGCTTCGCCCACAGGCAAGGTTGCTTACAAGGGCATGGGGTGCAGTGGCTCCAAGACTTGTCTAGCCTACATAAGGTGGCCGCGCTCTCCTTGTCACCAGAACTGAAGCACCTCACCCACAGCAAAGAGATGGAGCAGAAGGAGGGAGCTATTCAGCTACAAATGACCCAGGCTAAACTAGAAGAAGTGCAGAGAAGGCGAGACCTACTGAGACTAAAAGATCCTCCAGGCAGTAGATTGTCAAGCTGTCCCCTGTTAACCCTTTCTCACCCCCATGCCTGTGTTAATCCCAAATTCTTCAAACAAGTCTCAACCTTTTTCACTTTCTCCTAGGAGCTGAGGGCTCTTCCAAACGCAGTAAGACCAGCTGTGGCCATTCCTCCTGCTGTTGTCAGAAGAGCAGGGATGAGGACACAATGGTCAAATGCGAAGGAAAACTTGGCAGAGTTGATGGCTGCCACCACAGGAAAAACAGATGAGAGGGCAAATATGACAGAAGCCGCCCTGGAAGGGACAATAACTACCCCAGAAGAGGCCTCAGAGGAGCCCAATGGAAATTTCATGCATCTTCTTGGAGTCGTGAAGTGGAAAAATTATCCCCTGAAAAGGCAGAGAGTAGATATCAGACCCAAGGAAACAtccatgtgctctctctctcagtccctgAATCTGAGATCCACTGCCTCTTCTGAGCCATTTACTGTCCAACTCCCGGCCTCATTCACATACTCCTATGAAAGCCCCTTCCCAGCCATACCCACCACATCCCAACTACCAACCACAGAAAGACCACCTGAAATGTATCCCTACTCCGTTGCCTCTGATATGAGTCATCTGTCTGATATGGGAATCCACAGAGGAGATCATCAAGAACTACCGAAAGACAAGAGATTTTCAGCATTTCGTAGGCCTGGGGATTGGGACTGTCCTTGGTGTAAAGCTGTGAATTTTTCAAGGAGGGAAAACTGTTTCCACTGTGGGAAGGGAATTTGGCTGCAAAACCCTTAGTGGATTTGGAATTTGAAAtagaacagaaacaaaccaaTGGGAAATCAGTTCTTGGGGGAAGTCGAAGGGTACATCAGaattggggagggggagttggTACCATCTAAGCGAATGGTGTGAGATATTAGGATGGTACAAATGATTTGGGGAGGCAAAAGTTTTGATGATTTCTGTTGTATTCCAGGTCACTAGCATTCACAAACCCAGAATGACCTTACTATGTATATGTGAGGGCTTGAGTGCATGCAcaagtgtgtacctgtgtgtgtgtgcctgtgcatgtgcctgtgca
It encodes the following:
- the Tex13a gene encoding LOW QUALITY PROTEIN: testis-expressed protein 13A (The sequence of the model RefSeq protein was modified relative to this genomic sequence to represent the inferred CDS: deleted 1 base in 1 codon), which translates into the protein MALNPEDLGSGFRHSKVSMFINEQMAKHDKGPDFYLENLSLSWEEVEDKLKVILEDSEVPTEAREACAWGTLALGVRFAHRQGCLQGHGVQWLQDLSSLHKVAALSLSPELKHLTHSKEMEQKEGAIQLQMTQAKLEEVQRRRDLLRLKILQAELRALPNAVRPAVAIPPAVVRRAGMRTQWSNAKENLAELMAATTGKTDERANMTEAALEGTITTPEEASEEPNGNFMHLLGVVKWKNYPLKRQRVDIRPKETSMCSLSQSLNLRSTASSEPFTVQLPASFTYSYESPFPAIPTTSQLPTTERPPEMYPYSVASDMSHLSDMGIHRGDHQELPKDKRFSAFRRPGDWDCPWCKAVNFSRRENCFHCGKGIWLQNP